One segment of Sphingomonas telluris DNA contains the following:
- a CDS encoding M20/M25/M40 family metallo-hydrolase: protein MPVDAAAVQRLSQGLQVQTVSTEAGPPSPEVLAAFHTFLERSFPLMHAQLKREDVGGSLLYTWQGLDPSAPALLLMAHQDVVPVEAGSDGKWSAPPFSGAIANGFVIGRGAIDDKGSLMAIFEAVERSLQRGHQPRQTIYLAFGHDEERGGTGAQAMAALLKQRGANIGLGLDEGYAVLDGVIGGVNVPVAMIGIGEKGYVSVELTATGSGGHSSMPANDNSAVRIARAVDRLFEHQMPARIDGASGAMLDGIAPYGSFTMRAALANRWLTGPLVERQLLAVPSTAAAIRTTTAPTILNAGTKDNVIPQVAHAVVNHRILPGGSIESVLEHDRKVIDDPKVQVRPASFQQEPGKPVSPESVEFQQFKALVRSSFPEAAVSPGLVVGATDGRHYQRVARAVLRFVPITMRKGDLTRFHGNDERIAIADYMRAIAFYEKLISAPPLSGSSGSRPR, encoded by the coding sequence CCGCCGTCGCCCGAAGTCCTCGCGGCCTTTCACACTTTTCTCGAACGCAGCTTCCCGCTCATGCACGCGCAGCTGAAGCGCGAGGATGTCGGCGGAAGCCTGCTCTACACCTGGCAGGGGTTGGACCCCTCCGCTCCGGCCTTGCTGCTCATGGCCCATCAGGATGTCGTACCGGTCGAGGCGGGAAGCGACGGCAAGTGGAGCGCCCCGCCCTTCAGCGGCGCAATCGCCAACGGCTTCGTGATCGGCCGCGGCGCGATCGACGACAAAGGGTCGCTGATGGCGATCTTCGAAGCGGTCGAGCGATCACTCCAACGCGGACACCAGCCGCGGCAGACGATCTATCTGGCGTTCGGACATGACGAGGAGCGCGGCGGAACCGGCGCCCAGGCAATGGCGGCCCTGCTTAAACAGCGCGGCGCCAACATCGGTCTCGGCCTCGACGAAGGCTATGCCGTGCTCGATGGCGTCATCGGCGGCGTGAACGTGCCGGTCGCGATGATCGGCATCGGCGAAAAGGGCTATGTCTCGGTCGAGCTCACCGCCACCGGATCGGGCGGGCACAGCTCCATGCCGGCGAACGACAATTCAGCGGTTCGGATCGCGCGGGCGGTCGATCGGCTCTTCGAGCACCAGATGCCCGCACGGATCGATGGCGCGTCCGGCGCGATGCTCGACGGGATCGCCCCGTACGGGAGCTTCACGATGCGCGCCGCACTCGCGAACCGCTGGCTCACTGGGCCGCTCGTCGAACGCCAGCTTCTCGCCGTGCCGAGCACCGCCGCCGCGATCAGGACCACGACCGCGCCGACGATCCTCAACGCCGGCACCAAGGACAATGTCATCCCGCAGGTGGCTCATGCGGTCGTCAATCACCGCATCCTGCCAGGCGGCAGCATCGAAAGCGTGCTGGAGCACGACCGGAAGGTGATCGACGATCCCAAGGTGCAGGTCCGCCCCGCCTCCTTCCAACAGGAACCCGGCAAACCGGTGTCGCCGGAGAGCGTCGAATTCCAACAATTCAAAGCGCTGGTACGGAGCAGCTTCCCCGAAGCCGCCGTCTCGCCGGGCCTCGTTGTCGGAGCGACAGACGGCCGCCACTACCAACGCGTAGCCCGCGCCGTGCTCCGCTTCGTGCCGATCACCATGCGCAAGGGCGACCTCACGCGCTTCCACGGCAATGACGAGCGTATCGCCATTGCCGACTACATGCGGGCGATCGCCTTTTACGAAAAGCTGATCAGCGCGCCGCCGCTATCAGGTAGTTCAGGCTCACGTCCTCGCTGA
- the ubiG gene encoding bifunctional 2-polyprenyl-6-hydroxyphenol methylase/3-demethylubiquinol 3-O-methyltransferase UbiG — protein MVETSMSEGSTRATTSVVQEEIAQFGKLAGDWWDPNGASAMLHKLNPVRLSYIRDQIDQHWSLDERSRRPLEGKKALDVGCGAGLLAEPLARLGAEVTAIDPAAELIAAAREHASGHGLSIDYRVSAIEELEGQFDLITAMEVIEHTADPQAFLQSLSQRLAPGGLLLFSTPNATAWSKLITITLAEGFGAIPKGTHHFDKFIAPERMKLLLAGAGLKCLDVGGIAWGPTRGLHLSEDVSLNYLIAAAR, from the coding sequence ATGGTTGAGACAAGCATGAGTGAGGGCTCGACCCGAGCGACGACCAGCGTCGTTCAGGAAGAGATCGCGCAGTTCGGGAAGCTCGCCGGCGACTGGTGGGACCCGAACGGCGCCTCGGCAATGCTGCACAAGCTCAATCCCGTGCGCCTCTCCTACATCCGCGACCAGATCGACCAGCACTGGTCGCTCGACGAGCGCAGCCGCCGGCCGCTTGAAGGGAAGAAGGCGCTCGACGTCGGTTGTGGCGCTGGCTTGCTGGCCGAACCGCTGGCGCGTCTGGGAGCAGAGGTCACCGCGATCGATCCCGCTGCCGAATTGATAGCAGCCGCGCGTGAACATGCGTCGGGGCACGGACTGTCGATCGACTATCGCGTGTCCGCGATTGAGGAACTCGAGGGCCAGTTCGACCTGATCACGGCGATGGAGGTCATCGAGCACACGGCCGATCCGCAGGCCTTTCTGCAGTCGCTATCGCAGCGCCTGGCGCCCGGCGGTCTGCTGCTTTTCTCGACTCCCAACGCCACCGCCTGGTCGAAGCTCATCACCATCACCCTGGCCGAAGGCTTCGGCGCAATCCCGAAGGGAACGCACCACTTCGACAAGTTCATCGCGCCGGAGCGGATGAAGCTTCTGCTGGCGGGTGCCGGGCTCAAGTGCCTGGACGTGGGGGGCATCGCGTGGGGTCCCACGCGCGGCCTTCACCTCAGCGAGGACGTGAGCCTGAACTACCTGATAGCGGCGGCGCGCTGA
- a CDS encoding aspartate kinase — protein MPSASEKRIVMKFGGTSMAGIERIRHVAERVRAEANAGNQVAVVVSAMAGETDRLVQLCKEAAALYDPREYDVVVASGEQVTSGLLAMTLQGMGVNARSYMGWQLPIRASGHSAGLIDHIDAEVLEGVFAQGGIAVIPGFQGVTEAGDVATLGRGGSDTSAVALAVAAKADRCDIYTDVEGVFTTDPRIVPRARKLEAVTYEEMLELASVGAKVLQTRSVGLAMRYNMPLQVLSSFEDKPGTLIVGDDKIEEFNMERVLVTGIAHDKNEALVTLTGLPDKPGTVAAIFGPLAAANINVDMIIQAAPREGEKSELTFTVPKGSLAQAVAELDKLKDNGGFESMTTGTNVVKVSAVGVGMRSNAGIAAQMFHTLAERGINIRAISTSEIKVSVLVAEEYTELAVRVLHTAFGLDDKEANAGAAA, from the coding sequence ATGCCCTCCGCCAGCGAAAAGCGCATCGTTATGAAATTCGGCGGCACGTCGATGGCGGGCATCGAACGCATTCGCCACGTCGCCGAGCGCGTGCGGGCCGAGGCGAACGCGGGCAACCAGGTCGCGGTCGTCGTCTCCGCCATGGCCGGCGAGACCGACCGGCTGGTGCAGCTCTGCAAGGAGGCGGCGGCACTCTACGACCCGCGCGAATATGACGTGGTGGTCGCGAGCGGCGAGCAGGTCACTTCGGGCCTGCTGGCGATGACCCTGCAGGGGATGGGCGTGAACGCACGGTCCTACATGGGTTGGCAGCTTCCCATCCGAGCCAGCGGCCATAGCGCCGGCCTGATCGATCATATCGATGCGGAAGTTCTCGAAGGCGTCTTCGCGCAGGGCGGGATTGCGGTGATCCCCGGCTTCCAGGGAGTCACCGAGGCGGGCGACGTCGCTACGCTCGGGCGCGGCGGGTCGGACACGTCAGCGGTGGCGCTCGCAGTAGCGGCAAAGGCGGACCGCTGCGACATCTACACCGACGTCGAGGGCGTCTTTACCACCGACCCTCGGATCGTGCCGAGGGCGCGTAAGCTCGAGGCCGTCACCTATGAGGAAATGCTGGAACTGGCATCGGTCGGCGCGAAGGTTCTGCAAACCCGCTCCGTGGGCCTGGCCATGCGCTACAACATGCCGCTGCAGGTGCTCTCATCCTTCGAGGACAAGCCCGGCACTTTGATCGTCGGCGACGACAAAATCGAGGAATTCAACATGGAACGCGTGCTCGTCACCGGCATCGCTCACGACAAGAACGAGGCGCTCGTGACCCTCACCGGCCTGCCCGACAAGCCGGGAACGGTCGCGGCGATCTTTGGCCCGCTCGCCGCGGCGAACATCAACGTCGACATGATCATCCAGGCTGCGCCCCGCGAGGGCGAGAAGAGCGAGCTGACGTTTACCGTCCCGAAGGGCTCGCTGGCTCAGGCCGTGGCCGAGCTGGACAAGCTGAAGGACAACGGCGGTTTCGAGTCCATGACAACCGGCACCAATGTCGTGAAGGTCAGCGCTGTGGGCGTCGGTATGCGGTCGAACGCCGGAATCGCGGCACAGATGTTCCACACGCTCGCCGAGCGCGGCATCAATATCCGCGCCATCTCGACTTCCGAGATCAAGGTCTCGGTGCTGGTCGCGGAGGAATATACGGAGCTGGCCGTGCGCGTGCTTCACACTGCCTTCGGCCTCGACGACAAGGAAGCCAACGCGGGAGCGGCGGCATGA
- a CDS encoding NAD(P)H-dependent flavin oxidoreductase, with protein MSGEGLIAEPRAVHQSVGHARLKELMHRGTEFLGCEVAIMGGAMSWISERHLVSAISNAGGFGVIACGAMTPELLDTEIAETKVRTQRPFGVNLITMHPQLSDLVDVCTRHGVGHVVLAGGLPPGWAIEKIKASGAKLMAFAPALALAKKLMRSSADAIVIEGMEAGGHIGPVSTTVLAQEILPHVSHDIPVFIAGGIGRGEAVAAYLEMGAVGVQLGTRFVCSTECIAHANFKKAFLRASARDAIPSVQIDPRLPVIPVRALKNREMEKFSAKQREVADLLDSGQIEMAEAQLQIEHYWAGALRRAVIEGDVETGSVMAGQSVGMVTREEPVAEIIRELVDEAAAALESRG; from the coding sequence ATGAGCGGCGAAGGGCTGATCGCCGAACCGCGCGCCGTTCACCAGTCGGTCGGGCACGCCCGTCTCAAGGAGCTGATGCACCGCGGCACCGAGTTCCTCGGCTGCGAGGTTGCGATCATGGGCGGCGCGATGAGCTGGATCAGCGAGCGTCACCTCGTCTCCGCGATCTCTAATGCCGGCGGGTTCGGCGTGATCGCGTGCGGCGCGATGACGCCTGAGCTGCTCGACACGGAAATCGCCGAGACGAAGGTGCGCACGCAGCGGCCGTTCGGCGTCAATCTCATCACCATGCACCCGCAGCTCAGCGACCTGGTCGACGTCTGCACGCGCCATGGGGTCGGCCACGTCGTGCTCGCGGGCGGACTTCCGCCGGGCTGGGCGATCGAAAAGATCAAGGCGAGCGGCGCCAAGCTCATGGCCTTCGCTCCAGCATTAGCGCTGGCGAAGAAGCTCATGCGCTCCAGCGCCGACGCCATCGTCATCGAAGGCATGGAGGCCGGCGGCCACATCGGCCCGGTGTCGACCACCGTGCTGGCGCAGGAGATCCTGCCGCACGTCAGCCACGACATTCCGGTCTTCATTGCTGGCGGCATTGGTCGCGGCGAAGCGGTTGCAGCATATCTGGAGATGGGTGCGGTCGGCGTACAGCTTGGAACGCGCTTCGTCTGCTCGACCGAGTGCATCGCCCATGCGAACTTCAAGAAGGCTTTCCTTCGGGCATCCGCACGCGACGCCATTCCGTCGGTTCAGATCGACCCGCGCCTGCCTGTCATTCCCGTTCGCGCTCTCAAGAACCGCGAGATGGAGAAGTTCTCGGCCAAGCAGCGCGAGGTTGCCGATCTGCTCGACAGTGGCCAGATCGAGATGGCCGAGGCGCAGCTCCAGATCGAGCATTACTGGGCCGGCGCGCTTCGCCGGGCGGTGATCGAGGGCGATGTGGAAACCGGCTCGGTGATGGCCGGCCAGTCAGTGGGGATGGTCACCCGCGAGGAGCCTGTCGCGGAAATCATCCGGGAGCTCGTCGACGAAGCGGCTGCCGCCCTTGAAAGCCGCGGTTGA
- the glpD gene encoding glycerol-3-phosphate dehydrogenase, which produces MTEANVDLLIVGGGINGAGIAREAAWRGLSVVLVEKDDLGAHTSSASSKLVHGGLRYLEQCEFRLVRESLTERERLLRSAPHIVEPLQFVLPLDKSSRPAWIIRAGLFLYDRLSRRDFLPGSRSVRLEGPLGAGLRPGAGRGFTYWDCRVQDSRLVVLTAMSAAERGARILTRTELVEARRESDYWVASYRGSSSGRTIRARAVVNAAGPWVGDLFDRITGFRQRPRVRLVKGSHIVVPRLFPGDHAFILQGDDGRVVFAIPFERVFTLVGTTDVDWSGDASTPAITEGEIDYLLAIVGRTFTSTVSRSDIVWTYSGVRSLIDDGKSASKVTRDYALELDDNGPPLLSVIGGKLTTYRRLAERALDRLAPFFPGESAQSHDDFLPGGDLPDGDVAAYSEALASRFPELPAAMVDRLARTYGTRAEAILKGARTLADLGEDFGAGLTSREIEYLVAHEWAGTAEDVVFRRTKLGLRLSKQDVSRVAAYLAAR; this is translated from the coding sequence GTGACCGAAGCGAACGTCGATTTGCTGATCGTCGGAGGCGGCATCAACGGTGCCGGCATTGCCCGCGAGGCCGCCTGGAGAGGGCTGTCGGTCGTTCTCGTGGAGAAGGATGACCTCGGGGCTCACACTTCGTCGGCCAGCAGCAAGCTTGTTCACGGCGGGCTTCGCTATCTGGAGCAATGCGAATTCAGGCTCGTGCGTGAATCTCTCACCGAGCGGGAGCGGCTGCTGCGTTCGGCGCCGCACATCGTCGAGCCGCTGCAGTTCGTCCTTCCGCTCGACAAGTCCTCGCGACCCGCGTGGATCATCCGCGCGGGGCTGTTTCTTTATGATCGCCTGAGCCGGCGGGACTTCTTGCCAGGCAGCCGGTCTGTTCGCCTGGAGGGTCCGCTAGGCGCCGGGCTGAGGCCGGGGGCAGGACGGGGTTTCACCTATTGGGACTGCCGGGTGCAGGACAGCCGCCTGGTCGTCCTGACGGCCATGAGCGCGGCAGAGCGTGGAGCGCGCATTCTCACCCGGACCGAACTGGTCGAGGCGCGGCGCGAGAGCGACTATTGGGTCGCCTCCTATCGTGGATCCTCAAGCGGGCGGACGATCCGCGCACGCGCCGTCGTTAATGCCGCAGGGCCGTGGGTGGGCGACCTGTTCGACAGGATCACTGGCTTCCGTCAGCGGCCGCGGGTCAGGCTGGTAAAGGGCAGCCACATCGTCGTGCCGCGCCTTTTCCCCGGCGATCACGCTTTCATCTTGCAGGGGGACGACGGCCGCGTCGTTTTCGCCATCCCGTTCGAACGAGTGTTCACGCTGGTAGGCACGACGGATGTGGACTGGAGCGGCGACGCGAGCACTCCGGCGATCACCGAGGGGGAGATCGATTATTTGCTGGCGATTGTGGGACGCACGTTTACATCAACCGTCTCGCGCAGCGATATCGTCTGGACCTATTCTGGAGTGAGGTCGCTGATCGACGATGGCAAGAGCGCATCCAAGGTCACCCGCGACTATGCGCTCGAACTCGACGACAATGGTCCACCGCTTCTGAGCGTCATTGGCGGCAAGCTTACGACCTATCGCAGGCTGGCCGAGCGTGCGTTGGATCGGCTTGCGCCGTTCTTTCCGGGAGAGTCGGCGCAGTCACACGACGATTTCCTCCCCGGAGGAGATTTGCCCGATGGCGACGTGGCAGCCTACTCGGAGGCTCTCGCGTCACGTTTCCCGGAGTTGCCCGCGGCGATGGTGGATCGGCTCGCGCGAACCTATGGCACCCGTGCCGAGGCAATTCTGAAGGGCGCCCGAACTCTCGCGGACCTTGGCGAAGACTTCGGCGCCGGGCTGACGAGCCGTGAAATCGAATATCTGGTCGCCCACGAATGGGCCGGAACGGCTGAAGATGTCGTCTTCAGACGCACGAAGTTAGGACTGCGCCTGTCGAAGCAAGACGTCTCTCGCGTGGCCGCTTACCTAGCCGCCCGCTAG
- the ptsP gene encoding phosphoenolpyruvate--protein phosphotransferase — MPLSAAASAREILTGLHDVMAGRGTAQSKLDKVVDLIAEALESEVCSIYLLRDNKLELFATHGLRKEAVHVTRLSLGQGLVGTIAAENRILNLAEAAEHPAFAYRPETGEERFHSFAGVPIVRLESPVGVLAVQHADPRRYEDVEIEALQTVAMVLSEMIAGARLVDGARRSRLRSAGPLRLAGLKLVAGMAKGQAVFHQPRVVVEHTVAEDTEAERERVYGAFRKMREQIDAMTKEAEFGTAGEHQEILETYKMFAYDEGWSRRINEAIDSGLTAEAAIERVQQRMRSRMRDIDDPLLQDRMHDLEDLSNRLLRIVSGRFGTAAQTGLARDTVLIARNLGPAELLEYDRRRLKAVLLEEGSLTSHMTIVARAMGVPVVGRLTDIRHSVEEGETILVDGDNGSVIVRPTRVLGAGFEHRLTLRQQRRAEFEAVRNLPAVSQDGVPIGVMVNAGLAEDAEGLELIGADGIGLFRTEFQFLVSATLPGRDRQQRLYTKVLEAAGDRPVVFRTVDIGGDKALPYLTDIRDESENPAMGWRALRLSLERSTLMKAQARALIEAAAGKVLRVMFPMISEPWEYEEARKLFEEQVDWARKGHRKLPTRIEFGAMLEVPALAETLDQLLPRIDFLSIGTNDLTQFLFAADRADPRLAERYDWLSPAILRFLRRIAKQACEAGVPVRVCGEMGGRPLEAMALIGIGIQDFSITPAAVGPIKAMVRSLDVSKVRARMEQLLDRPPVNMRKTLGDWAKRHRLAVD, encoded by the coding sequence ATGCCGCTGAGCGCCGCAGCTTCCGCCCGAGAAATTCTGACGGGCCTTCACGACGTGATGGCCGGGCGCGGAACTGCACAATCCAAGCTCGACAAGGTCGTGGACCTCATCGCCGAAGCGCTGGAGAGCGAGGTCTGCTCGATCTACCTCCTGCGCGACAACAAGCTGGAGTTGTTCGCCACTCACGGTCTGCGCAAGGAAGCCGTCCACGTCACGCGCCTCAGCCTTGGACAGGGCCTCGTCGGCACGATCGCTGCCGAAAATCGAATTCTGAATCTTGCCGAAGCTGCCGAGCATCCCGCCTTTGCTTACCGCCCCGAAACGGGAGAAGAACGCTTCCACAGCTTCGCCGGCGTTCCGATCGTCCGACTGGAAAGTCCGGTCGGCGTTCTTGCCGTTCAGCATGCCGATCCTCGCCGCTACGAGGACGTCGAGATCGAAGCCCTGCAGACCGTCGCAATGGTTCTTTCCGAGATGATCGCCGGCGCCCGCCTGGTCGACGGCGCGCGCCGCAGCCGGCTGCGCAGCGCGGGTCCCTTGCGGCTGGCGGGGCTCAAGCTGGTCGCGGGAATGGCTAAGGGGCAGGCGGTCTTCCACCAGCCGCGGGTGGTGGTTGAGCACACCGTCGCCGAGGACACCGAGGCGGAGCGCGAGCGCGTCTACGGCGCCTTCCGCAAGATGCGCGAGCAGATCGATGCGATGACCAAGGAGGCCGAGTTCGGCACCGCGGGCGAGCATCAGGAGATCCTCGAGACCTACAAGATGTTCGCCTACGACGAGGGTTGGTCGCGGCGCATCAACGAGGCGATCGACAGCGGCCTCACCGCTGAGGCGGCGATCGAGCGGGTTCAGCAACGGATGCGTTCGCGGATGCGGGATATCGACGATCCGCTGCTCCAGGACCGAATGCACGACCTCGAAGATCTGTCGAACAGGCTGCTGAGGATCGTGTCGGGCCGCTTCGGAACGGCCGCACAGACCGGCTTGGCCCGTGACACCGTGCTGATCGCCCGCAACCTCGGGCCGGCGGAGCTCCTCGAATACGACCGGCGACGGCTGAAGGCCGTGCTTCTCGAGGAAGGCTCGCTCACCTCTCACATGACAATTGTGGCGCGCGCGATGGGCGTGCCAGTGGTCGGGCGATTGACCGACATCCGGCACAGCGTCGAGGAGGGCGAAACCATTCTCGTCGACGGCGACAACGGCAGCGTGATCGTTCGGCCGACGCGGGTGCTCGGCGCTGGGTTCGAGCATCGCCTGACCTTGCGCCAGCAGCGCCGCGCCGAGTTCGAGGCAGTGCGCAACCTGCCCGCCGTCTCGCAGGACGGAGTCCCGATCGGCGTGATGGTCAACGCCGGCCTCGCCGAGGACGCCGAGGGCCTCGAACTGATTGGCGCAGACGGCATTGGCCTGTTCCGCACCGAATTTCAGTTCCTCGTGTCGGCCACCCTCCCCGGCCGCGACCGGCAGCAGCGCCTCTACACCAAGGTGCTGGAGGCCGCGGGCGACCGCCCGGTGGTCTTCCGCACCGTCGACATCGGGGGCGACAAGGCCCTCCCCTATCTCACCGACATTCGCGACGAGTCCGAGAACCCCGCGATGGGGTGGCGCGCGTTGCGACTGTCGCTCGAACGCTCGACACTCATGAAGGCGCAGGCCCGCGCCTTGATCGAGGCGGCGGCCGGCAAGGTGCTTCGGGTGATGTTCCCGATGATTTCAGAGCCCTGGGAATATGAGGAAGCGCGGAAGCTCTTCGAAGAGCAGGTCGACTGGGCGCGGAAGGGCCACCGCAAGCTGCCGACACGGATCGAGTTCGGCGCCATGCTCGAAGTTCCTGCGCTGGCCGAAACGCTCGACCAGCTGCTGCCGCGGATCGATTTCCTCTCGATCGGGACCAACGACCTTACGCAATTCCTGTTCGCTGCCGACCGGGCGGACCCACGGCTTGCAGAACGCTATGACTGGCTGAGCCCCGCGATCCTACGCTTTCTGAGGCGCATCGCGAAGCAGGCGTGCGAGGCGGGCGTGCCGGTTCGCGTGTGCGGCGAAATGGGTGGCCGTCCACTCGAAGCCATGGCGCTGATCGGCATCGGAATCCAAGATTTCTCGATCACTCCTGCTGCCGTCGGACCGATCAAGGCGATGGTAAGATCCCTTGACGTCTCGAAAGTACGGGCGCGCATGGAGCAGCTGTTGGACCGCCCGCCGGTGAACATGCGCAAGACACTCGGCGATTGGGCGAAACGCCACCGCCTGGCGGTCGACTGA
- a CDS encoding helix-turn-helix domain-containing protein — MTESEEIHQTISAGERLRAAREAKKVSLEEVANQTRIPLRHLQSLEESDWSKLPAPTYTIGFAKSYASAVGLDRNEIAEDLRAEMGGQRPDYSSAEVFEPVDPARTMPKWLVLAALGAIVLVVIALTWLNNRSLEPDEVAPPEAAATAPADPGNQAATAPAQAPQPQPAATSGPVVLTAMEPAWIQVTDQGKTLFMGELAPGQRFTVPQTATAPLLKAGKPEALRVNVGSAVAPPVGPPGRVASKVSLLSADLMRGGSAAPASAGTPATPAASAPPGVQTNTQ; from the coding sequence ATGACGGAAAGCGAAGAGATCCATCAGACAATTTCCGCCGGTGAGCGCCTTCGTGCTGCTCGCGAGGCGAAGAAGGTGTCGCTTGAAGAGGTAGCGAACCAGACGCGGATCCCGCTCAGGCATTTGCAGAGCCTGGAAGAGAGCGATTGGTCGAAGCTGCCAGCGCCGACCTACACGATCGGCTTCGCAAAGAGCTATGCCAGCGCCGTTGGCCTGGACCGCAACGAGATCGCAGAGGACTTGCGCGCAGAGATGGGCGGCCAGCGCCCGGACTATAGCAGCGCAGAGGTGTTCGAACCGGTCGATCCCGCCAGGACCATGCCGAAATGGCTCGTTCTTGCCGCTCTCGGCGCCATCGTCCTCGTGGTCATCGCCCTCACCTGGCTTAACAATCGCTCGCTAGAGCCGGATGAAGTTGCGCCGCCGGAAGCCGCCGCCACCGCGCCGGCCGATCCGGGCAACCAGGCAGCAACCGCACCCGCACAGGCTCCGCAACCGCAGCCAGCAGCCACTTCCGGCCCGGTCGTCCTGACTGCAATGGAGCCGGCCTGGATCCAGGTCACCGACCAAGGCAAGACGCTGTTCATGGGCGAACTCGCCCCGGGACAGCGCTTCACCGTTCCACAGACCGCGACCGCACCCCTGTTGAAGGCCGGCAAGCCCGAGGCCCTGCGCGTGAACGTCGGCAGCGCCGTTGCGCCGCCGGTCGGCCCCCCAGGCCGAGTTGCATCAAAAGTCAGCCTGCTTTCCGCGGATCTCATGCGGGGAGGCTCTGCGGCACCCGCATCGGCTGGCACTCCCGCGACGCCCGCAGCAAGCGCGCCACCGGGCGTCCAGACCAACACGCAGTGA
- a CDS encoding tetratricopeptide repeat protein translates to MKSVRINSTALAAVLLAVPATPAVAQYQAQPQFGVPQAQPFATQSSVVNLDSRIVALERQIADLLRAQEENGHRINELEGKLKQSQEDAASRIAALEAQLAAAKTQAATEIEAAPVTKPSKPKPAVAGDDAKPKPTNAVATSETDPAEEAYDAGYQLWKNGEYDEAIGALRAFTSAYPNHRRTSWANNLTGRALLDKGEPRAAAEVLLANYRANPKGERAPDSLFYLGQALMKLKQAGQACKAYGELEAVYGATMRADLKKLLPNAKAEAKCS, encoded by the coding sequence ATGAAGTCCGTTCGCATCAACAGCACCGCTTTGGCCGCTGTTCTGCTTGCCGTTCCAGCAACGCCCGCCGTCGCCCAGTATCAGGCTCAGCCGCAGTTCGGCGTGCCCCAGGCGCAGCCGTTTGCGACGCAGTCCTCTGTCGTAAACCTCGACAGCCGCATCGTCGCGCTCGAACGGCAGATCGCCGACCTCCTGCGCGCGCAGGAAGAGAACGGACACCGCATCAACGAGCTCGAAGGCAAGCTGAAACAGTCGCAGGAGGATGCGGCGAGCCGGATCGCTGCGCTCGAAGCCCAGCTTGCGGCCGCGAAGACGCAGGCTGCGACGGAAATCGAAGCCGCTCCCGTGACCAAACCTTCGAAGCCGAAGCCAGCAGTCGCCGGCGACGACGCCAAGCCCAAGCCGACCAACGCGGTCGCTACCAGCGAGACGGACCCCGCCGAGGAAGCCTACGACGCCGGCTATCAGCTGTGGAAGAACGGCGAGTATGACGAGGCGATCGGGGCACTCCGCGCTTTCACCTCGGCCTATCCGAATCATCGCCGCACGAGCTGGGCGAACAATCTCACTGGGCGTGCCCTGCTCGACAAGGGCGAACCGCGTGCGGCCGCGGAGGTCCTGCTCGCCAACTACCGTGCCAATCCGAAGGGCGAGCGCGCGCCGGACAGCCTGTTCTATCTTGGGCAGGCGTTGATGAAGCTCAAGCAGGCCGGGCAGGCCTGCAAGGCTTATGGAGAACTCGAGGCCGTTTATGGCGCGACCATGCGAGCCGACCTTAAGAAGCTGCTTCCGAACGCGAAGGCCGAAGCGAAGTGCAGCTGA
- the tilS gene encoding tRNA lysidine(34) synthetase TilS: MVPEGTANRFRADLDALIPPGTRFGVAVSGGADSLALLLLAADVRPGEIEAATVDHGLRAESRAEAEAVGDLCEQLGVPHAILAIEWDVPPSTALQEQAREVRYGALAGWLGEQSLASVATAHHADDQAETLLMRLNRGSGIRGLSGMRPLAAVPGHPNLQLLRPLLGWRRTELEGVCEQADLIPIQDPSNSNERFERVRVRRALADADWLNQAALARSAANLADADDAVEWAAAMEWTRFAEVEEGAMTYRPAAAPAEILRRIVARAIEELGTEGSPGDLRGRELDRLLSDLQAGNTTTLRGVRCAGGQRWRFTPAPPRTS, translated from the coding sequence ATGGTCCCCGAAGGAACGGCCAATCGATTCCGCGCTGATCTAGACGCGCTGATCCCGCCCGGCACGCGCTTCGGCGTTGCCGTTTCCGGTGGTGCCGACAGTCTCGCGCTGCTGCTGCTCGCCGCGGATGTCCGTCCAGGCGAGATCGAGGCCGCAACGGTGGATCACGGCCTCCGTGCGGAAAGCCGCGCGGAAGCCGAGGCCGTCGGGGACCTTTGCGAGCAGCTCGGCGTCCCTCACGCCATCCTGGCGATCGAATGGGACGTCCCGCCGAGCACCGCTCTGCAGGAGCAAGCGCGCGAAGTTCGATACGGCGCACTCGCCGGATGGCTGGGCGAGCAGTCTCTCGCCTCCGTCGCCACGGCCCACCACGCTGACGATCAGGCCGAAACGCTCCTGATGCGCCTCAACCGCGGCTCCGGAATTCGCGGCCTCTCCGGCATGCGCCCACTGGCCGCCGTTCCCGGCCATCCCAATCTCCAGCTCTTGCGCCCGCTGCTCGGCTGGCGCCGTACCGAGCTGGAAGGCGTATGCGAGCAAGCCGATCTGATCCCCATCCAAGACCCGAGCAATTCGAATGAGCGGTTCGAACGGGTTCGCGTCCGCCGAGCGCTCGCAGACGCGGATTGGCTAAACCAGGCCGCGCTCGCCCGTAGCGCCGCCAACCTCGCGGACGCCGACGACGCGGTCGAATGGGCCGCGGCGATGGAATGGACGCGTTTCGCCGAGGTCGAAGAGGGAGCGATGACCTACCGACCGGCTGCCGCACCGGCAGAGATCCTGCGCCGGATCGTTGCCCGGGCTATCGAAGAGCTCGGGACCGAGGGCAGCCCCGGAGACTTGCGCGGCCGTGAACTCGATCGGCTGCTGTCCGACCTGCAGGCGGGTAATACGACCACCTTGCGCGGTGTCCGCTGCGCAGGCGGACAGAGGTGGCGGTTTACGCCCGCCCCGCCGAGGACCTCCTGA